A stretch of the Theileria equi strain WA chromosome 1, complete sequence genome encodes the following:
- a CDS encoding hypothetical protein (encoded by transcript BEWA_024580A) gives MKIIALFLLVRTVLQSCASPANLDIGSANHPDFFLETGRECTLTRSIYRPKRSKAEVIISHRGGTLWSTGEKDECVNVQVFSRDTSPLFLHIVFARDNAFEDAYYVYGNKWEMCSENAFKEVLEMERIEALNIDSPNPLLGTLQRNGDFVKEETFASSDKCIIGKVEHNGKTLWEGERGDSLLSYTLISENDKAILLHLVYKRDDKQYGSYYHYSGDWITYTEGEYRDAFDKREKNILDINFPNSLLGNLTKYGDPAYGAIFISNDKFRITKLRDNGITIWEAKERECFIYSKQFLENGKVTLLQLVTTSGEDFYELSDGTWERITKKEFERDSDILKAKILYKEAYTSVIDISVLENTAYKAVEHKYLGVPAIWFISNTNTRLIYDSGHLIYKVCPDCKLNKVTVYRTKQSLLLDINYTEVDKENHAHFIKTNGLWETILGTDFDKILQRATNPIMPHRISLDIRIPDEKICKIENTGDPVCERVIIPKNEYRVTKVVDRNKLIWEAGEFEYILKATTYLDIGKPVLLSLKYANVEKYFGLSNGSWSTLRKRNFDKQAKKLKGRRIIDVNKKEGTFYTCSEYVHCGIPTVSFTPRGKVMVIKDGDQIIHRFEKEIENPTIRLYVAKEFKLLALSYIQHNRFKNNTYIHLYFEKAGDTWKQVNEERFEELLNSPQSSESELKKIQRSNISLDLSKVNPTYFTIEWDGSLLTITPKEGCNVTKITEKDDGIWEAVGNENTVIVWIRYKNKTPSLMHILVENSPGANKHFEKKQDGEWLPITEEDYKNAEQKLVEDSK, from the coding sequence ATGAAGATTATCGCATTATTCTTACTCGTACGGACCGTTCTGCAGTCATGTGCCTCGCCGGCAAATTTGGATATTGGCAGTGCCAACCACCCGGACTTTTTCCTGGAAACAGGGCGGGAATGCACATTGACTAGGAGCATTTATAGACCTAAAAGGAGCAAAGCAGAAGTTATAATATCGCATAGAGGAGGAACCCTGTGGAGTACAGGagagaaggatgaatgtgtaaatgtgcaagTCTTCTCCAGGGACACATCAcctctcttcctccacattGTATTCGCCAGAGATAATGCATTTGAGGATGCCTATTATGTCTACGGGAATAAATGGGAGATGTGTAGCGAGAATGCATTCAAAGAGGTGCTGGAAATGGAGAGAATAGAGGCTCTGAATATCGACTCTCCCAACCCATTACTCGGGACTTTACAGAGAAATGGAGACTTCGTCAAAGAAGAGACGTTTGCATCTAGTGATAAATGCATTATTGGCAAAGTGGAACATAATGGAAAAACTTTGTGGGAGGGTGAAAGAGGAGATTCACTCCTCTCATATACGCTCATTTCAGAGAATGACAAGGCAATTCTACTACATTTAGTGTATAAAAGGGATGATAAACAGTATGGATCATACTACCATTACAGTGGAGACTGGATTACATATACAGAGGGTGAGTATAGGGATGCATTTGACAAGAGGGAGAAAAACATTCTGGATATAAACTTCCCTAATTCGCTACTTGGAAATCTGACAAAGTACGGAGATCCAGCATACGGGGCCATATTCATCTCTAATGACAAATTTAGAATTACCAAACTGAGGGATAATGGAATTACTATATGGGAGGCTAAAGAAAGGGAGTGCTTCATCTACTCTAAACAATTTCTGGAGAACGGCAAAGTAACTCTTCTCCAATTAGTAACAACGAGTGGCGAAGACTTTTATGAGCTCTCTGATGGTACATGGGAACGTATCACAAAGAAAGAGTTTGAGAGGGACTCTGATATACTAAAGGCAAAGATACTTTACAAGGAAGCTTATACGTCGGTTATTGACATTTCCGTGCTGGAAAATACTGCGTATAAAGCTGTGGAACATAAATATCTTGGGGTACCTGCAATTTGGTTCATTTCCAATACCAACACAAGGCTAATATATGACTCTGGACATTTAATCTACAAAGTTTGTCCAGATTGCAAATTGAACAAGGTAACTGTATACCGTACAAAACAATCTTTGTTGCTAGATATAAATTATACTGAAGTCGACAAAGAAAATCATGctcattttataaaaactAATGGGTTATGGGAGACGATCCTAGGAACTGACTTTGACAAAATATTACAAAGGGCTACGAATCCAATAATGCCGCATCGAATATCTTTAGACATTAGAATTCCAGATGAAAAGATTTGCAAGATAGAGAATACAGGGGATCCAGTCTGTGAGAGAGTTATaattccaaagaatgaatatcGTGTCACAAAGGTGGTTGACAGAAATAAGCTCATTTGGGAAGCAGGGGAATTCGAATATATCCTTAAAGCCACAACATATTTGGATATCGGGAAACCAGTTCTTTTAAGCTTAAAGTATGCTAATGTGGAAAAGTATTTTGGATTATCCAATGGTTCATGGAGCACACTCCGTAAGAGGAATTTTGATAAACAAGCGAAGAAACTAAAGGGAAGACGAATTATTGATGTGAATAAGAAAGAAGGCACCTTTTACACTTGCTCAGAGTACGTTCACTGTGGCATTCCTACAGTCTCCTTTACTCCAAGAGGGAAAGTTATGGTCATCAAGGACGGAGATCAGATCATTCACAggtttgaaaaggaaataGAAAATCCAACTATACGTCTTTATGTTGCCAAGGAGTTCAAACTACTTGCTTTAAGTTATATACAACATAACAGATTCAAAAATAATACTTATATTCATCTATATTTCGAAAAGGCAGGAGACACATGGAAACAAGTGAATGAAGAGCGATTCGAGGAACTGCTTAACTCACCGCAATCATCAGAATCTGAATTGAAGAAGATACAGCGATCAAACATTTCCCTGGATCTTTCCAAGGTAAATCCAACCTATTTCACAATAGAATGGGATGGATCATTATTAACTATTACCCCTAAAGAGGGATGCAATGTGACAAAAATCACTGAGAAGGATGATGGCATATGGGAAGCAGTAGGGAACGAAAATACTGTGATAGTTTGGATACGTTACAAGAACAAAACACCAAGTCTCATGCATATTCTTGTGGAGAATTCTCCAGGGGCCAACAAACATTTTGAGAAAAAACAAGATGGCGAATGGTTACCCATTACAGAGGaagattataaaaatgCAGAACAGAAGCTAGTTGAAGATTCCAAATGA